From Oreochromis niloticus isolate F11D_XX unplaced genomic scaffold, O_niloticus_UMD_NMBU tig00007022_pilon, whole genome shotgun sequence, a single genomic window includes:
- the LOC109198602 gene encoding matrin-3-like: MAEPGGLTQVMESNVTKDYLSSWSKAGRIESLKSLKQRLQDSGENKVHLKMKTKKTAESTDAVTKGDCQAESQRTEEEAVTQPDAAAAPAGRQPEPKCPDDETQEGEEKDGWSMADIKVVGKRRRELVGPEAKRSRAQSPCVVADFRLPQFNPNSPIGQEFVVPKSGFFCNICSVFCLNEKTAKELHCCSQKHYDNLQKYYEERRQRATKTLSHTSPGSVSD; encoded by the exons ATGGCCGAACCTGGTGGATTAACACAGGTGATGGAGAGCAATGTCACCAAGGACTATTTATCTTCTTG GAGTAAAGCTGGACGTATTGAGTC tttgaagAGCCTGAAACAGCGTCTGCAAGACTCTGGTGAGAACAAAGTTCAcctcaaaatgaaaaccaagaaGACCGCAGAATCGACAGATGCAGTGACCAAAGGTGACTGCCAGGCGGAGAGCCAGAGGaccgaggaggaagcagtgaCCCAGCCCGATGCTGCAGCCGCCCCTGCTGGACGGCAGCCAGAGCCCAAGTGTCCTGATGACGAGacacaggagggagaggagaaggaTGGATGGAGCATGGCCGACATTAAAG ttgtggGAAAACGCAGGAGGGAGCTTGTCGGACCTGAGGCAAAGCGATCTCGCGCTCAGTCTCCGTGTGTTGTAGCAGATTTCAGACTGCCTCAGTTCAACCCTAACAGCCCCATcg GTCAGGAGTTTGTGGTCCCTAAATCAGGATTTTTCTGTAACATCTGCTCTGTTTTCTGCCTGAATGAGAAGACCGCCAAGGAACTCCACTGCTGCAGCCAGAAACACTACGACAACCTGCAG aaGTATTATGAGGAACGTCGACAAAGAGCTACAAAGACTTTGTCTCACACGTCTCCAGGCTCCGTTTCTGACTGA